From Pedobacter cryoconitis, one genomic window encodes:
- a CDS encoding glucose-1-phosphate adenylyltransferase: MTEKVLGVILGGGQGSRLSPLTQTRSKPAVPIAGKYRLVDIPISNCLNSGIHRMFVLTQFNSASLNKHIKNTYHFSHFSDAFVDILAAEQTPDNPTWFQGTADAVRQTMHHLLQHDFEYVLILSGDQLYQMDFNEMLLAHEESGAEVTLATIPSTAKDATSFGILKANEENIITSFIEKPSADLLVDWASDTGPEMQAEGRNYLASMGIYIFNRDLLVRIFAENPDEKDFGKEIIPRVLQTQRVLSFQYEGYWTDIGNICSFFEANLGLTDDIPKFNLFDSNQSIFTRPRMLPPTKILSTSLVKAVIAEGCILNADLIKHSVIGIRSRIGNGTSVENTYIMGSDRYQTLAEIAEENAAGRPLIGIGDRCKIFNAIVDKNCRIGNDVVINGGIHLEDGDFECYAVKDGIVVVKKDAVITDGTVIG, translated from the coding sequence ATGACTGAAAAAGTACTAGGAGTTATCCTTGGCGGTGGCCAGGGCTCCAGATTATCACCGCTTACGCAGACCCGTTCCAAGCCCGCAGTTCCGATTGCAGGAAAATATCGTTTGGTAGACATTCCTATTTCTAATTGTCTGAATTCTGGTATTCACCGCATGTTTGTACTCACTCAGTTTAATTCGGCATCTTTAAATAAGCACATTAAAAATACATACCATTTTAGCCACTTCAGTGATGCTTTTGTGGATATTCTTGCGGCAGAGCAAACGCCTGATAATCCAACGTGGTTTCAGGGAACGGCTGATGCTGTGCGCCAGACGATGCACCATTTGTTACAGCATGATTTTGAGTATGTGCTGATCTTATCAGGTGATCAGTTGTATCAGATGGATTTTAACGAGATGTTATTGGCGCATGAGGAGAGCGGGGCTGAGGTTACTTTAGCAACGATCCCGAGTACGGCTAAGGATGCAACGAGTTTCGGGATCTTAAAGGCGAATGAAGAAAATATAATTACTTCTTTTATTGAGAAACCGAGTGCTGATTTATTGGTAGACTGGGCTTCGGATACCGGGCCGGAAATGCAGGCTGAGGGCCGTAATTACCTGGCTTCAATGGGTATCTATATTTTTAACCGGGATTTACTGGTGAGGATATTTGCTGAGAATCCTGACGAGAAGGATTTCGGGAAGGAAATTATCCCACGTGTTTTACAGACACAGCGTGTACTGAGTTTTCAGTATGAGGGGTATTGGACGGATATTGGTAATATCTGCTCTTTCTTTGAGGCAAATTTAGGGTTGACGGATGATATTCCCAAGTTCAATTTGTTTGATAGTAATCAGAGCATTTTCACCAGGCCAAGGATGTTGCCACCTACGAAGATTTTAAGTACTTCGTTAGTGAAAGCGGTTATTGCGGAGGGTTGTATTTTAAATGCGGACCTGATTAAGCATTCTGTGATTGGTATCAGGTCAAGGATTGGCAATGGTACGTCTGTAGAGAATACTTATATTATGGGTAGTGACCGGTATCAGACGCTTGCGGAGATTGCGGAGGAAAATGCTGCGGGAAGACCGCTGATTGGAATCGGGGACAGGTGCAAGATTTTTAACGCGATCGTTGATAAGAATTGCAGGATTGGAAACGATGTTGTGATCAATGGGGGGATTCATTTAGAGGATGGAGACTTTGAGTGTTATGCGGTTAAGGATGGTATTGTGGTTGTGAAGAAGGATGCAGTAATTACTGATGGAACGGTGATTGGGTAG